A window of Malania oleifera isolate guangnan ecotype guangnan chromosome 5, ASM2987363v1, whole genome shotgun sequence contains these coding sequences:
- the LOC131154946 gene encoding uncharacterized protein LOC131154946, giving the protein MNSSSGCEASSKKDPAWKYAHLEDKKNRNNLTCNFCAKVTRGGIFRAKQHIVGGFRNVKECSKCPTHIREEIKEYMLKKDMEKEENELLPDFDDIDHYGEDEEDEVQEIDIRGKRVFTSDGSKRSYQSNLKKPKQKGPIDLFFTPDPKKAIQARKEGKMKQTSINEACKKELRKKAMGDFARWMYDAGIPFNAVRLSSFAVALESIGQYGPGIKPLSYHEVRVPYLKEEVSRMKELLKVHKEEWTKYGCSIMSDGWRDLVANKDIINFLVNSPRGSVFIKSIDASNIVKNADRMYRLLDEMVEEIGESNVIQVVTDNASNYVAAGRLLEAKRPHLYWTPCAAHCIDLILEDIGKMPSIHATLKRAIFLNGNIYNRVGVVNLMRQFTGGKELLRPAVTRFATAFITLRSIHLQKNNLRKMFTSEDWNTTKWAKEAAGKRAATIVLMPTFWSTIVYALKLTGPLVRVLHLVDREKKPAMGYIYEAMDRAKEAIAKAFGEREDKFKEAFEIIDTRWGCQLHQPLHAAAHYLNPEFFYSNPNILQDEEIMTGLYKCVGRLVPTIEMQDKVSNELEKYNAASGVFGISLAVRQRKTKAPAQWWMAYGSTTPNLQKFAVKILSLTCSATGCERNWSIFQHLHSKRRNRLSQQRLNDLVFVKYNRTLRRRYDKRDTIDPILLKDIDDSNEWLIGRMDGDSDEDDELVFEDDNLTWDSVARAAGLNNPPHHTRSRISTNMPSSSKGRERASSSSATTARGRTTMLELVDEDEIQVDSVEETEEEKDVGENSSNDEEEDDDIFTDLVDDE; this is encoded by the exons ATGAATTCTAGTTCTGGATGTGAGGCCTCGTCAAAGAAAGATCCtgcatggaagtatgcacatttggaggataaaaaaaatagaaataatttgacttgcaatttttgtgctaaagtcacaaggggaggaatatttcgagcaaaacaacacattgtcggaggatttcgaaatgtgaaagaatgctctaagtgccctACTCATATACGTGAGGAGATTaaagagtatatgttgaagaaagatatggaaaaggaggaaaatgagttattgcccgactttgatgatatagatcattacggtgaagatgaagaagatgaagttcaagaaattgacattcgtggcaagagagtgtttactagtgatggaagtaaaagatcataccaatccaacttgaagaaaccaaaacagaaggggcctatagacttgttttttactcccgatccaaagaaagcgattcaagctaggaaagaagggaagatgaagcaaacatcaataaatgaagcgtgcaaaaaagaacttagaaaaaaggcaatgggagattttgctaggtggatgtatgatgctgggataccatttaatgctgtacgtttgagcagctttgcagtggcacttgaatcgattggacaatatggtcctggaataaagccacttagctatcatgaagtgagagttccttacctaaaggaggaagtcagtcgaatgaaagagttgttgaaggtccataaggaggaatggacaaaatatggctgctcaattatgtctgatggttggagagatttagttgctaataaggacataatcaactttttagtaaactctccaaggggatcagtattcatcaagtctattgatgcttctaatattgtcaagaatgcagatagaatgtatagattacttgatgagatggtcgaagaaattggagaatcaaatgtgattcaagtggtaactgacaatgcgtcaaactatgttgcagcag ggagattgttggaagcaaagaggccacatttatattggacaccgtgtgctgctcattgcattgatttaattttggaggatattgggaagatgccttcaattcatgcaactttgaaaagggcaatttttttgaatggcaatatctataatcgtgttggcgttgtcaacttgatgagacaattcactggaggaaaggagttgctaagacctgcagttacaagatttgcaactgccttcatcactcttcgttcaatccatcttcaaaagaataacttgaggaagatgtttacttctgaagattggaatactactaaatgggcaaaggaggcggctggcaaaagagcagctactattgttttgatgcctactttTTGGAGTACCATCGTCTATGCTCTTAAGTTAACAGGTCCACTTGTTCGTGTACTCCATTTGGTTGATAgggaaaagaagcctgcaatgggatatatttatgaagcaatggatagggctaaggaagccatagctaaggcttttggtgagagagaggataaattcaaggaggcatttgaaattattgatacgaggtggggatgccaactccatcaaccgttgcatgcagctgcacactacttgaatccagaatttttctattcaaaccccaacattttgcaagatgaagaaattatgacGGGTTTGTACAAATGTGTTGGAAGGTTAGTGCCAACtattgaaatgcaagataaagtttcaaatgagttggaaaaatacaatgccgctagtggcgtctttggaattagtttggcagtgagacaaaggaagacaaaagcaccag cgcaatggtggatggcatatggatcaacaactccaaacttgcaaaagtttgctgtgaaaattcttagcctcacgtgtagtgctaccggctgcgaaagaaattggagcatattccaacat cttcatagcaaaaggagaaataggctatcccagcaacgcttgaatgatttggtatttgtgaaatataatcgaacttTGAGGCGTCGATACGACAaacgtgacaccattgatcccatcctcctgaaggacattgatgatagtaatgagtggttgattggtaggatggatggtgattctgatgaggatgatgaacttgtgtttgaagatgataatttgacttgggattctgttgctagagccgctggactaaataaccccccgcatcacactagatcaagaataagtacaaatATGCCATCATCGTCTAAAGGAAGAGAAAGGGCTTCATCTAGTAGTGCAACCACTGCTAGGGGTcggaccacaatgttggaacttgtagatgaggatgaaatccaagtggatagtgtagaggagacggaagaggaaaaagatgttggagaaaacagttctaatgatgaagaggaagatgatgatatcttcaccgacctagttgatgatgagtga